A single Phoenix dactylifera cultivar Barhee BC4 chromosome 1, palm_55x_up_171113_PBpolish2nd_filt_p, whole genome shotgun sequence DNA region contains:
- the LOC120104255 gene encoding wiskott-Aldrich syndrome protein family member 2-like, producing the protein MGERDRKRKNVDDSKAFEDDDPLALCLSPPSRRPNPLTPHPPLSPPSPGPPQHSFPPPPPPLPPLLLPDFISVPSSAASAPSAAAAAAANPPARPLRARRNPSKAPRGAHKSDTVAPPFSWATDLRATVHSLNHLLSQNITNITGEAQCKRCEASQVISYDLVSKFNEVAAFIRARKHWMHDRAPAEWMTPAFPDCRSCGQPNCMRPVVAAKKRSINWLFMLLGQTLGCCTLDQLKYFCKHTKNHRTGAKDRVLYLTYLALCKQLHPAGPFER; encoded by the coding sequence ATGGGGGAAAGAGACCGAAAAAGGAAGAATGTTGATGACTCGAAAGCCTTCGAAGACGACGATCCTCTTGCCCTCTgcctctctcctccctcccgcCGCCCTAATCCTCTAACCCCACACCCTCCCCTTTCCCCCCCTTCCCCCGGGCCACCACAGCACTCcttccctccccctcctcccccgctgccacctcttcttctccccgaCTTCATCTCCGTCCCCTCCTCCGCCGCGTCCgctccctccgccgccgccgccgcagccgCCAACCCCCCTGCCCGTCCCCTCCGCGCCCGCCGCAACCCCTCCAAGGCCCCCCGCGGCGCCCACAAGTCGGACACCGTCGCACCTCCCTTCTCTTGGGCAACCGATCTCCGCGCCACCGTCCACTCCCTCAACCACCTTCTCTCTCAGAACATCACGAATATCACCGGCGAGGCCCAGTGCAAGCGCTGCGAGGCCTCCCAGGTCATCTCCTACGATCTCGTATCCAAGTTCAACGAGGTGGCGGCGTTCATCCGGGCGAGGAAGCATTGGATGCATGACCGCGCGCCAGCCGAGTGGATGACCCCGGCATTCCCGGATTGCCGGTCCTGCGGGCAGCCCAACTGCATGCGCCCAGTGGTGGCGGCCAAGAAACGATCTATCAACTGGCTGTTCATGCTGTTAGGCCAAACCCTGGGATGTTGCACCCTGGATCAACTCAAGTACTTCTGCAAGCACACCAAGAACCACCGCACCGGGGCCAAGGACCGCGTCCTCTACCTCACCTACCTTGCACTCTGCAAGCAGCTCCATCCAGCTGGACCCTTTGAGCGGTGA
- the LOC103714007 gene encoding probable serine/threonine-protein kinase At1g54610 isoform X2 gives MGCAFGKDASPAPSSASVRRKKERTARPVASDRKSQAALSKIETAVVDAPAAAAAVRAEKAERLAGERPHGRRRQRADPRLGNPPGHIHGERVAAGWPSWLSIVAGEAIKGWTPRRADTFEKLAKIGQGTYSNVYKARDTLSGKIVALKKVPFSPKKKKKKKVRFDNLEPESVKFMAREIIILRRLDHPNVVKLEGLVTSRMSCSLYLVFEYMEHDLAGLAASPGIKFTEPQVKCFMHQLLSGLEHCHNRGVLHRDIKGSNLLIDNGGMLKIADFGLATIFDPNDKHPMTSRVVTLWYRPPELLLGANDYGVGVDLWSAGCILAELLAGKPIMPGRTEVQSLHKIFKLCGSPSEEYWKKSKLPHATIFKPQQPYKRCLKETFKDFPPSSLPLIETLLTIDPAERQTACHCCLKK, from the exons ATGGGCTGCGCCTTCGGCAAAGACGCGTCCCCTgccccctcctccgcctccgtcAGGCGGAAGAAGGAGCGGACCGCGCGCCCCGTCGCCTCCGACCGCAAGTCCCAGGCCGCCCTCTCCAAGATCGAGACCGCCGTCGTCGATGCCCCTGCTGCCGCCGCCGCGGTCCGGGCGGAGAAGGCGGAGCGCCTGGCCGGGGAGCGGCCCCACgggcggcggcggcagcgggCCGATCCTAGGCTTGGCAACCCCCCGGGGCATATACACGGCGAGCGGGTCGCCGCCGGGTGGCCTTCCTGGCTCTCCATCGTCGCCGGAGAGGCTATCAAGGGGTGGACGCCCCGCCGGGCCGATACCTTCGAGAAGCTCGCGAAG ATTGGGCAAGGGACTTATAGTAATGTTTACAAGGCTAGAGACACATTATCGGGTAAAATTGTGGCATTGAAGAAGGTCcctttttcaccaaaaaaaaaaaaaaaaaaaaaggtccgtTTCGATAATTTGGAGCCGGAGAGCGTGAAATTTATGGCCAGAGAGATCATCATACTGCGACGGTTGGATCACCCCAATGTAGTGAAATTGGAGGGTTTAGTGACCTCCAGGATGTCTTGTAGTTTGTATCTGGTTTTTGAATACATGGAGCATGACTTGGCTGGTCTTGCTGCCAGCCCTGGAATCAAGTTTACAGAACCTCAG GTAAAATGTTTTATGCATCAGTTGCTCTCAGGGCTTGAGCACTGTCACAATAGGGGTGTGCTGCACCGTGACATTAAGGGATCAAATCTTCTAATTGATAATGGTGGGATGCTTAAGATTGCAGACTTTGGGTTGGCGACCATCTTTGATCCCAACGACAAGCATCCTATGACTAGCCGGGTGGTCACACTTTGGTATAGGCCCCCTGAGCTTCTGTTGGGTGCAAATGATTATGGTGTGGGTGTAGACCTCTGGAGTGCAGGCTGCATTCTTGCAGAATTGCTGGCTGGGAAGCCTATAATGCCAGGGCGAACTGAG GTTCAGT CTCTGCATAAGATTTTCAAGCTGTGTGGCTCCCCCTCAGAAGAATACTGGAAGAAGTCAAAGTTGCCCCATGCTACAATTTTTAAACCCCAACAGCCATATAAACGCTGCCTAAAAGAGACATTTAAAGATTTCCCACCATCATCATTGCCATTAATTGAAACTCTTCTTACAATTGACCCAGCTGAACGTCAAACTGCATGCCACTGCTGCCTTAAGAAGTGA
- the LOC103714007 gene encoding probable serine/threonine-protein kinase At1g54610 isoform X1, with protein sequence MGCAFGKDASPAPSSASVRRKKERTARPVASDRKSQAALSKIETAVVDAPAAAAAVRAEKAERLAGERPHGRRRQRADPRLGNPPGHIHGERVAAGWPSWLSIVAGEAIKGWTPRRADTFEKLAKIGQGTYSNVYKARDTLSGKIVALKKVPFSPKKKKKKKVRFDNLEPESVKFMAREIIILRRLDHPNVVKLEGLVTSRMSCSLYLVFEYMEHDLAGLAASPGIKFTEPQVKCFMHQLLSGLEHCHNRGVLHRDIKGSNLLIDNGGMLKIADFGLATIFDPNDKHPMTSRVVTLWYRPPELLLGANDYGVGVDLWSAGCILAELLAGKPIMPGRTEVEQLCIRFSSCVAPPQKNTGRSQSCPMLQFLNPNSHINAA encoded by the exons ATGGGCTGCGCCTTCGGCAAAGACGCGTCCCCTgccccctcctccgcctccgtcAGGCGGAAGAAGGAGCGGACCGCGCGCCCCGTCGCCTCCGACCGCAAGTCCCAGGCCGCCCTCTCCAAGATCGAGACCGCCGTCGTCGATGCCCCTGCTGCCGCCGCCGCGGTCCGGGCGGAGAAGGCGGAGCGCCTGGCCGGGGAGCGGCCCCACgggcggcggcggcagcgggCCGATCCTAGGCTTGGCAACCCCCCGGGGCATATACACGGCGAGCGGGTCGCCGCCGGGTGGCCTTCCTGGCTCTCCATCGTCGCCGGAGAGGCTATCAAGGGGTGGACGCCCCGCCGGGCCGATACCTTCGAGAAGCTCGCGAAG ATTGGGCAAGGGACTTATAGTAATGTTTACAAGGCTAGAGACACATTATCGGGTAAAATTGTGGCATTGAAGAAGGTCcctttttcaccaaaaaaaaaaaaaaaaaaaaaggtccgtTTCGATAATTTGGAGCCGGAGAGCGTGAAATTTATGGCCAGAGAGATCATCATACTGCGACGGTTGGATCACCCCAATGTAGTGAAATTGGAGGGTTTAGTGACCTCCAGGATGTCTTGTAGTTTGTATCTGGTTTTTGAATACATGGAGCATGACTTGGCTGGTCTTGCTGCCAGCCCTGGAATCAAGTTTACAGAACCTCAG GTAAAATGTTTTATGCATCAGTTGCTCTCAGGGCTTGAGCACTGTCACAATAGGGGTGTGCTGCACCGTGACATTAAGGGATCAAATCTTCTAATTGATAATGGTGGGATGCTTAAGATTGCAGACTTTGGGTTGGCGACCATCTTTGATCCCAACGACAAGCATCCTATGACTAGCCGGGTGGTCACACTTTGGTATAGGCCCCCTGAGCTTCTGTTGGGTGCAAATGATTATGGTGTGGGTGTAGACCTCTGGAGTGCAGGCTGCATTCTTGCAGAATTGCTGGCTGGGAAGCCTATAATGCCAGGGCGAACTGAG gtTGAACAGCTCTGCATAAGATTTTCAAGCTGTGTGGCTCCCCCTCAGAAGAATACTGGAAGAAGTCAAAGTTGCCCCATGCTACAATTTTTAAACCCCAACAGCCATATAAACGCTGCCTAA
- the LOC120104256 gene encoding uncharacterized protein LOC120104256: MNGGTSHDAGVKVSQPGVVGANDLVIVGPGVLGRMVAETCSSSFLFTSSTAAYDCSDNGFCNEDSPIVPIGTNPRTDVLLKAENTTLEAGGCIPRLAGLYKADRGAHVYWLKKGSVNAHPDHILNLIHYEEAASLLITVMQNKFRGRIFLGCDNHPLSRQEIIDFLNQSGQFNKKLQGFTGTDGPLGKRMDNSKTLRQTD; the protein is encoded by the exons ATGAATGGAGGAACATCTCATGATGCGGGAGTGAAGGTATCACAACCTGGTGTTGTCGGGGCGAATGATTTAGTGATTGTAGGGCCAGGTGTACTTGGTCGTATGGTAGCTGAAACATG CTCTA GTTCTTTCCTGTTCACATCAAGTACTGCTGCATATGATTGCAGTGATAATGGTTTTTGCAATGAG GATAGTCCAATTGTGCCGATTGGTACAAATCCTCGGACAGATGTActtctaaaagcagaaaatacaACTCTGGAAGCTGGGGGATGCATTCCAAGGCTAGCAGGGCTTT ACAAAGCAGATAGAGGTGCCCATGTTTATTGGTTAAAGAAAGGATCTGTTAATGCCCATCCAGATCATATACTAAATCTTATTCATTACGAG GAGGCTGCTTCCCTCTTGATTACCGTCATGCAAAATAAGTTTCGGGGTAGAATTTTCCTGGGCTGTGACAATCATCCTCTCTCCAG GCAAGAAATAATAGATTTTCTGAACCAAAGTGGACAATTTAACAAGAAGCTCCAGGGTTTTACGG GCACTGATGGTCCTTTAGGGAAGAGGATGGATAACTCCAAAACTTTGAGGCAAACAGACTGA
- the LOC120104258 gene encoding wiskott-Aldrich syndrome protein family member 2-like has protein sequence MEETDRKGKNGDNSKAFEDGDPLALCLSPPSCRPNPPTPPPPLPPPSPGPSQHSFPPPPPPPPPLLLPDFISVPSSAASAVAVAADPPARPLRARRKHSQGPRGAHKSDTVPPPFSWATTRRATVHSLNHLLSRNIKNIYGDAQCKRCEASQVISYDLVSKFNEVAAFIRARKHWMHDRAPAEWMTPAFPDCRSCGQPNCMRPVVAAKKRSINWLFMLLGQTLGCCTLDQLKYFCKHTKNHRTGAKDRILYLTYLGLCKQLDPAGPFDR, from the coding sequence CAGACCGAAAAGGAAAGAATGGCGATAACTCGAAAGCATTCGAAGACGGCGATCCTCTTGCCCTCTGCCTCTCTCCTCCGTCCTGCCGCCCTAATCCTCCAACCCCaccccctccccttcccccccctTCCCCCGGGCCATCACAGCACTCcttccctccccctcctcccccgccgccacctcttcttctccccgaCTTCATCTCCGtcccctcctccgccgcctccgccgtcGCCGTAGCAGCCGACCCCCCTGCCCGCCCCCTCCGCGCCCGCCGCAAACACTCCCAGGGCCCCCGCGGCGCCCACAAGTCCGACACCGTCCCACCTCCCTTTTCTTGGGCAACCACTCGCCGCGCCACCGTCCACTCCCTCAACCATCTTCTCTCTCGGAACATCAAGAACATCTACGGCGACGCACAGTGCAAGCGCTGCGAGGCCTCCCAGGTCATCTCCTACGATCTTGTATCCAAGTTCAACGAGGTGGCAGCGTTCATCCGGGCGCGGAAGCATTGGATGCATGACCGCGCGCCGGCTGAGTGGATGACCCCGGCGTTCCCGGATTGCCGGTCCTGCGGGCAGCCCAACTGCATGCGCCCAGTGGTGGCGGCCAAGAAACGATCTATCAACTGGCTGTTCATGCTGTTAGGCCAAACCCTAGGATGTTGCACCCTGGATCAACTCAAGTACTTTTGCAAGCACACCAAGAACCACCGCACCGGGGCCAAGGACCGCATCCTCTACCTCACCTACCTTGGACTCTGCAAGCAGCTCGATCCTGCTGGACCCTTTGATCGGTGA